One region of Brassica napus cultivar Da-Ae chromosome A10, Da-Ae, whole genome shotgun sequence genomic DNA includes:
- the LOC106420513 gene encoding D-xylose-proton symporter-like 3, chloroplastic, with protein sequence MAFAISTQSHFAIRPLQLNQVKNSSPRAFFCSCFKPRPDSSYLRSKELPKLGLVPRHRQKFQVGVGTGGELADSGEVADSVASDPPESFSWSSVILPFIFPALGGLLFGYDIGATSGATLSLQSAALSGTTWFNLSPVQLGLVVSGSLYGALLGSTLVYGIADFLGRRRELIIAAGLYLLGSLITGCAPDLNILLLGRLLYGLGIGLAMHGAPLYIAETCPSQIRGTLISLKELFIVSGILLGFSVGSFEIDVVGGWRYMYGFGTPVALLMGLGMWSLPPSPRWLLLRAVQGKGALQEYKDKAMVALSKLRGRPPGDKLSEKLVDDALLSVKTAYEDEEKSGGNFLEVFQGPNLKALTIGGGLVLFQQITGQPSVLYYAGSILQTAGFSAAADATRVSVIIGVFKLLMTWVAVAKVDDLGRRPLLIGGVSGIAISLFLLSAYYKFLGGFPLVAVGALLLYVGCYQISFGPISWLMVSEIFPLRTRGRGISLAVLTNFGSNAIVTFAFSPLKEYLGAENLFLLFGAIALVSLLFVVLVVPETKGLSLEEIESKILK encoded by the exons ATGGCTTTCGCTATCTCAACTCAGTCACATTTCGCCATCAGACCCTTACAACTAAACCAGGTCAAGAACTCTAGCCCCCGTGCCTTCTTCTGCTCCTGTTTCAAACCCAGGCCTGACTCTTCTTACCTCCGTTCCAAGGAACTACCCAAACTGGGTTTAGTCCCAAGACACCGACAAAAGTTCCAG GTCGGAGTTGGGACTGGAGGAGAGTTAGCCGACAGTGGAGAAGTAGCTGATTCTGTTGCTTCTGATCCACCTGAGTCATTTTCTTGGTCTTCTGTCATACTCCC GTTTATATTCCCGGCTCTGGGAGGGCTGTTGTTTGGGTATGATATTGGAGCAACCTCCGGTGCTACTCTCTCACTTCAG TCAGCTGCGCTCAGTGGAACTACATGGTTTAACTTGTCACCTGTTCAGCTTGGACTTGTG GTTAGCGGATCCTTATATGGAGCCCTTCTTGGCTCAACTCTTGTCTACGGCATTGCTGATTTCCTTG GTAGAAGGCGAGAACTCATTATAGCTGCTGGTCTCTATCTCCTTGGGTCTCTGATCACTGGCTGCGCCCCTGATCTTAATATTCTCTTACTTGGAAGGCTTCTCTACGGCTTGGGTATTGGTTTG GCAATGCATGGGGCTCCACTCTATATAGCCGAGACATGCCCATCTCAAATCCGTGGAACTCTTATCTCTCTCAAAGAACTCTTCATCGTATCAGGCATCCTG CTGGGTTTCTCTGTTGGAAGCTTTGAGATTGATGTGGTCGGAGGGTGGAGATACATGTACGGATTCGGCACCCCTGTTGCTTTGCTCATGGGACTAGGCATGTGGAGCCTCCCTCCGTCTCCTCGCTGGCTGCTTCTTAGAGCTGTTCAAGGCAAAGGCGCTCTACAAGAATACAAAGACAAAGCCATGGTTGCCCTCAGCAAACTACGCGGCAGACCTCCCGGTGATAAACTGTCGGAGAAGCTGGTGGATGATGCGTTGTTATCTGTGAAAACGGCTTATGAAGATGAGGAGAAGTCTGGGGGGAACTTCTTGGAAGTGTTCCAAGGGCCTAACTTGAAAGCTTTGACTATTGGTGGTGGTTTGGTTCTTTTCCAGCAG ATAACTGGACAGCCAAGTGTTCTTTATTACGCGGGTTCGATTCTTCAG ACTGCTGGATTCTCTGCTGCTGCTGATGCAACTAGAGTTTCTGTTATCATTGGtgtcttcaag TTACTGATGACATGGGTGGCTGTTGCAAAAGTTGATGATCTTGGAAGACGTCCCTTACTGATTGGAGGCGTCAGTGGCATT GCGATTTCTTTGTTTCTACTGTCAGCATACTACAAGTTTCTAGGTGGCTTTCCTCTTGTAGCAGTTGGTGCACTGCTTCTCTATGTTGGTTGCTACCAG ATCTCATTTGGACCAATCAGCTGGCTAATGGTGTCAGAGATATTCCCACTTCGCACAAGAGGGAGAGGGATCAGTCTTGCAGTTCTTACAAACTTTGGATCCAATGCCATTGTCACCTTTGCGTTTTCACCCTTAAAG GAATATCTTGGAGCAGAGaatctcttccttctctttggAGCTATAGCATTGGTATCACTCTTGTTTGTAGTTCTAGTAGTCCCTGAGACCAAGGGTCTCAGCTTGGAAGAGATTGAATCTAAAATCTTGAAGtga
- the LOC106420381 gene encoding transcription initiation factor IIA subunit 1, with amino-acid sequence MDASNTSDAYIRITNDVISKSRNDLVFTGELDESVLTELHSIWRRKMIQAGVIRGTIETSSPPIQNPNPLHGYAQNKSGIDSDPQFPSTELGLSIKNEGEGLYIPQQDGASDDIKPSAFAPHDDDDESLNEDDDYEEDDINDDEDIPHLIMCQFDYVKKRKNKWECKLKAGVMQINEKNILFSETKGDFTF; translated from the exons ATGGACGCGAGCAATACAAGCGACGCCTACATTAGAATCACCAACGATGTTATCAGCAAGTCTCGAAACGACCTCGTCTTCACTGGAGAACTCGATGAGTCTGTTCTTACCGAGCTTCATTCG ATTTGGAGAAGGAAGATGATACAAGCCGGAGTCATAAGAGGAACCATAGAAACATCTTCTCCTCCGATTCAGAATCCAAATCCTTTGCATGGATATGCTCAGAATAAGAGTGGGATTGACTCTGATCCGCAGTTTCCATCCACG GAGCTTGGGTTGTCGATAAAGAACGAGGGTGAAGGACTTTACATTCCTCAGCAAGATGGTGCTAGTGATGATATAAAGCCAAGCGCTTTTGCTCCTCATG atgatgatgatgagagttTGAACGAGGATGATGATTATGAGGAAGATGATATCAATGATGATGAGGATATTCCGCATTTGATCATGTGTCAGTTTGATTAT GTAAAGAAGCGTAAGAACAAGTGGGAGTGCAAACTCAAAGCTGGGGTTATGCAAATCAACGAAAAGAACATTCTTTTCTCAGAG accAAAGGAGATTTTACCTTTTAA